Within Actinoplanes sp. L3-i22, the genomic segment GTCGTCCGCGGCCTCGCACGCGAGCTCCAGCGCTCGCTGCAGCTCGGCGGTGGCCTCGGCGTACCGGCCCTGCTGAATCGCGACGACGCCGATGTCGATCCGCAGCCGTGCCGCGCTACGGCTGTCCGGCAGGCTCTCGGCGGCCCGCAGCGCGTGCTCGTGAAGGGTGACGGCGTCCGCGTAGTGGCCGCCGCTCTCCAGATAGCGCAGCAGCACCAGGGCGAGCCGCACCGGGTACCACTGCTGGCCGTGCTCCGCCGCATGCACGGCGGTGGCGACCAGGTTGGCGCGCTCGGCGTCCAGCCAGGCCAGGGCCGTGCTGTTCCGCAGCGGCGCGGACGCCGTCGCGGGGCGCGGCACCCGGGGACGCCGGCCACGCTCGGCGGGATACAGCACGTCCATCGCCGTGGCCGCGGTGTGCAGATAGAACTCCAGGACGCGGCGCGGCAGGTCGGTCTCGCCGTCGCGGGCGGCCAGGTCCTTCGCGTACGCGCGAAGCAGGTCGTGCATGGCGTAGCGGTCGCCGTTGCGCTGCACCAGGTGCCTGGCGGCGAGCAGGGCCAGGCTCTCCCGCGCGGCCGCCTCGTCACCGCCCGCCTTCGAGTCACCGCCCGCTTCGTCACCCCCGACCGCTGTCCCGCCATCGCCGGCCTCGTCGCCGAGCAGGGCGGACGCGGCGAAGCCGTCCACATCAGCGCCGGGGTGCAGGCCCAGCAGCCGGAACATGCGGGCCGCGCCGGGCGGCAGGTCCCGGTACGACCAGGAGAACACGACGCCCATGTCGGAATGCGGATCCCCGGTCGACAACAGCTCCAGCCGCCCCCGGTGATCAGCGAGCTCACCCGCCACCTCGGACAGGGTCGCCGGTGTCCTCCGCTGCACCAGCTCCGCCGCGATCCGCAGGGCGAGCGGCAACCTGGCGCACTGCGCCACCAACGCCTCGGCGGCGCCGGTGTCCGCTGTGACCCGATCGCCCACCAGCCGCCGCAGCAGGGCCAGCGCGTCCTCCCTCCGCAGGACGTCCAGGTCCAGCCGCCGCGCGCCGTACCGCACGATCAGTCCGGGAAGGCTGTCGCGGCTGGTCACCAGCACGGCGCTGCCGACCGACCCGGGCAGCAGGGGCCGGATCTGGTCGACCGAGGCCGCGTTGTCCAGCAGGATCAGCACGCGGCGCCCGTCGAGCAGGCTGCGGTACCGGGCGGCGCGCTCCTCGACGTCGCCCGGCACCTGCTCGCCCGGCAACCCGAGCGAGCGCAGGAACCGGGCCAGGGCGGCGCTCGCGGACACCGGCTGCTCCGGGTCGTAGCCGCGCAGGTCGATGTAGAGCAGGCCGTCCGGGAAACGGTCCCGGGCGCGGTGCGCCCACCGGGTGGCCAGTGCGGTCTTGCCGACGCCCGCGGTGCCGGAGACGACGGCGATCACGACGGTGTCCCGTTCCGGCGCGGTGGTCAGCCGGTCGAGCTCGCCCAGCTCGAATGCCCGCCCGGTGAAACCCGGCACGTCGGCCGGCAACTCGGCGGGCGTCTTCCGGTCCCGCACGGTCACCACGTGTGGTCGCGCATCCTCGTCCAGCAGCTCCTGGTGGGCGGCGGTCAGCTCCGGCCCCGGGTCGACACCCAGTTCGTCGGCCAGCCGGCGCCGCACCGCGTGATACACGGTGAACGCCTGCGCCCTGCGCCCGGCGGCGGCGTACGCCCGTACGAGCCGGGCCTGCCCCACCTCGTCGAGCGGATCGGCCGCCGCGGCCTCCTCGAACGCGCTGATCGCCCGCTCCACCGCCCCGGCCGCCAGCATGGCCGCGCCGAACCGGCCCAGGGCCGCCCGGTGCTCCGCCGCGATCGACAGCACCTTCGGGTGGCCGGCCAGCACGGGCAGGTCGGCGAAGGGCCGTCCCTGCCACAGCGCCAGCGCCTCGGTCAGAGCCGCCACCTCCTCGTCGCCGCCGGCCTGCCGGACGAGACGACGGAAGCGCATCATGTCGATCTGGTCGACGGGGACGCCGAGGCGGTAGCCGTCCCCCAGATAGGGCAGCACCGCACTGCGAGAGTGCGGGGCCCGATCGGGCTCCAGCAGCCGGCGCAGCCGCTTCACGTGCGTCTGGATCACGTTGACCGCGCTGGCCGGCGGCTGTTCGCCCCAGAGCGCGTCGATCAGGTCGGCCTGGCCGACCGGCTGCCCACCGGCCAGCACCAGCAGCCCGAGCACGGCCCGTTGCGCGGGCGGCCCGAGCGGAAGGGGCTCGTCATGGAGCCAGGCGTGCATCGGCCCGAGCACCTGGATCCGTAGCGTCATCCCGCGTCCAGTCCTCGTCCAGTCCGGCAGTCAACACTGGATCGGCGAGATTTTATCGACGAAATCCGATGTAGAGGAGTCGCAATGTCGCGAATCGGACGAGCGATGCTGGGCGCGGCGCTGATGATCCCCGGCGCCGCCACCCCGGCCGGCACCGCCGCGGTGTGCGAGGTGGCCTACCGGATGTCCGCCTACACCGGCGGCTTCACCGCCGGGATCACGGTGCTGAACATCGGCACGGAGACGATCAACGGCTGGACGTTCCGCTTCCCGCTGGACGCGACCGCGACGGTCGTCGAGATCTGGAACGCCGTGCTGCTCTCGGCCACCGACGTGGTCACCACCCGCGACAAGAGCTGGAACGCCGTGGTCCCGCCCGGCAACTCCATCACCATCGGCTTCCGCGCCA encodes:
- a CDS encoding tetratricopeptide repeat protein, whose amino-acid sequence is MTLRIQVLGPMHAWLHDEPLPLGPPAQRAVLGLLVLAGGQPVGQADLIDALWGEQPPASAVNVIQTHVKRLRRLLEPDRAPHSRSAVLPYLGDGYRLGVPVDQIDMMRFRRLVRQAGGDEEVAALTEALALWQGRPFADLPVLAGHPKVLSIAAEHRAALGRFGAAMLAAGAVERAISAFEEAAAADPLDEVGQARLVRAYAAAGRRAQAFTVYHAVRRRLADELGVDPGPELTAAHQELLDEDARPHVVTVRDRKTPAELPADVPGFTGRAFELGELDRLTTAPERDTVVIAVVSGTAGVGKTALATRWAHRARDRFPDGLLYIDLRGYDPEQPVSASAALARFLRSLGLPGEQVPGDVEERAARYRSLLDGRRVLILLDNAASVDQIRPLLPGSVGSAVLVTSRDSLPGLIVRYGARRLDLDVLRREDALALLRRLVGDRVTADTGAAEALVAQCARLPLALRIAAELVQRRTPATLSEVAGELADHRGRLELLSTGDPHSDMGVVFSWSYRDLPPGAARMFRLLGLHPGADVDGFAASALLGDEAGDGGTAVGGDEAGGDSKAGGDEAAARESLALLAARHLVQRNGDRYAMHDLLRAYAKDLAARDGETDLPRRVLEFYLHTAATAMDVLYPAERGRRPRVPRPATASAPLRNSTALAWLDAERANLVATAVHAAEHGQQWYPVRLALVLLRYLESGGHYADAVTLHEHALRAAESLPDSRSAARLRIDIGVVAIQQGRYAEATAELQRALELACEAADDSVRVRALGNLGHVHQWLGRYDDAARMLTEVIALARDSGDRGTEARGLGNLGQVRLRQGRFAEAAENLRASAAICRDVGDVVGEAYALVYLGHVGSALGRYDEAGEQHEKALTLFRGATEPAGEAYALDGLGGVDLLRGEPERALDRLGEALTLFRRIGERAGEARVTNSLGEVATARRRPGEARAHHLSALRLAEEIGNRYEQVRAQAGLQPPVASSAITRPAR
- a CDS encoding cellulose binding domain-containing protein — translated: MSRIGRAMLGAALMIPGAATPAGTAAVCEVAYRMSAYTGGFTAGITVLNIGTETINGWTFRFPLDATATVVEIWNAVLLSATDVVTTRDKSWNAVVPPGNSITIGFRATGASATPSSFTVNDLPCRVAP